A section of the Streptomyces sp. V3I8 genome encodes:
- a CDS encoding helix-turn-helix domain-containing protein, with translation MTEGVQRGGAGTGERYDVFHTDCPARDVVDHVTSRWGVWVLISLRGHDLRFYELRESIRGISEKMLAQTLRALVQDGLVWRKVEPTTPPQVTYGLTGFGRDVGEPLTELFDRITRRLSPGP, from the coding sequence ATGACGGAAGGCGTGCAGCGTGGAGGGGCCGGGACGGGGGAGCGGTATGACGTGTTTCACACCGACTGCCCCGCGCGTGACGTGGTCGACCATGTGACCAGCAGGTGGGGCGTCTGGGTGCTGATCTCCCTGCGGGGCCACGACCTCCGGTTCTACGAGCTGCGGGAGAGCATCCGGGGTATCAGCGAGAAGATGCTCGCCCAGACCCTGCGCGCCCTGGTCCAGGACGGCCTGGTCTGGCGGAAGGTCGAGCCGACGACGCCGCCGCAGGTCACCTACGGGCTGACCGGGTTCGGTCGCGACGTCGGGGAGCCGCTGACGGAGCTGTTCGACCGGATCACCCGGAGGCTGTCGCCCGGTCCGTGA